From Deltaproteobacteria bacterium:
GAACAGGCGCGGCGGCTCGGCCGTCCCGTGTTCGTGAGCATCGGGTACTCCACCTGCCACTGGTGCCACGTCATGGAGGAGGAATCGTTCGAAGACGAGGAGATCGCCCGGTTCCTGAACGAAAATTTCATCGCCGTGAAGGTGGACCGGGAAGAACGTCCCGACGTGGATGCAATCTACATGAAGGCCGTCCAGGGCTTCTCCGGGACAGGCGGATGGCCGCTGAACGTCTGGCTGACCCCGGAGCGGATGCCGTTCTTCGGCGGGACGTACTTCCCACCCCGGGTCGGCCGCTTCGGGAAGGGATCCGGTTTCCTGGAGATTCTCAAGGCGCTGTCGGACAGCTACGTTTCCATGGCGTCAGAGGTGGAGGAGATCTGCGGCAAGGCGACGGCGTTCATCCGCCAGGCGTTGTCGCCGGAGGGCGGGGACGACCTTCCCACTGCAGAGGCGCTGACCGATGCGGCGCGCTTCTACCTCGACCATTTCGATCCCGTGAACGGAGGGTTGGCCGCGGTGCCGAAGTTCCCCAGCCAACTTCCCGTCCGTTTCCTTCTCCGTTTTCACCGACGAACGGGGGACGGATCCTACCTCGACATGGCGCGGCGGACCCTCGAGGCGATGGCCGCCGGAGGGATCTGCGACCACGTGGGTGGCGGATTCCACCGGTACTCCACGGACGAAAAGTGGCTTATCCCCCACTTCGAGAAGATGCTCTACGATAACGCGCTCCTCGTCGCCGCTTACCTGGAAGGCTACCAGGCAACCGGCAGGAAGGATTTCGCCCGGGTCGCCCGGGAGACGTTGCGCTTCATCGAGCGGGACATGACCGCACCGGGCGGGGCGTTCTACTCCGCAACGGACGCGGACAGCCCGGGCGAAGGCGGCCGCCGGGAAGAGGGGACTTTCTTCACCTGGACCCCGGCAGAGATCGAGGCAGCGCTGGGCCCGGAACGGGCGCGGATCGTCGTCCGATATTACGGCGTGACCGAAAACGGCAATTTCGAGGGCCGATCGATCCTCCACGTGTCGGCCTCCCCGACTGCCGTGGCCCGGGATCTCGGGCTCCCGGAAGCGGAACTGGACGCCGTCCTCTCGGAGGCGAAAGATCTCCTCTACCGCACAAGAAGTCTCCGACCCGGCCCGATCCGGGACGAGAAGATCCTGACCGCCTGGAACGGGTTGGCGATCTCTGCGTACGCCCGCGCAGGGCTCGTCCTGGACGATCCCGGGTACGTCGAACAGGCGTGCCGTGCCGCACGGTTCCTGCTGGAAAACGCCTTCCGGGACGGGCGGCTTCACCGGACATGGAAGGACGGAGAGGCACGGCACCCCGGCCTCCTGGAGGATCACGCATTCCTCGTCGCGGGCTTCCTGGACCTGTACGAAGCCTCCGCCGATTTGGCCTGGCTCGAAGAAGCCGTTGCGATGAACGCCGTCCTCACGGACCGCTTCGAGGACAAGGCCCGCGGAGGATTCTTCCTGACGGGAGACGGGCATGAGGAACTCCTCGTACGGGAAAAGCCGATGTACGACGGCGCGGAGCCTGCCGGGACGTCGGTGGCCGTCCTGAACCTTCTCCGGCTCCACGAATTCACGACGGATCCGCAGTACCGTGCGCGGGCGGAGAATGCGTTCCGTTACGCGGCGCCCACACTGAAGAGCAACCCGATCTCGCTCTCCGAGATGCTGCTCGCGCTCGATTTTCTTCTCGACAGGCCCAAGCAGGTCGTTGTCGTCATCCCGCGGGGGGCGGGGAAGGACGAGGCGGCGCCCCTTCTCTCCGCGTTCCGCGGCAGGTTCGTCCCCAACCGGGTACTATCTGTTGTCCGGGAAGGGCAGGAACAGGAGAAGGCGGCGAGGATCATTCCGTTGGTGCGGGGAAAGGAAGCCGCCGGTGGCCGGGCCACCGCCTACGTCTGCGAGGAGCGTACCTGCATGCCGCCGACGGCCAACCCTGCCGAACTCCAGCAGCAGGTCGGGACGGTGCACCCCTTGTCCCCTTGATCGGCGAGGTGGGAGATTATCCCCGGTACTGCAGGTAGAAGCAGAGGGCGGCGAGGCAGGCGGTGTACGGGGCGAAGCACTGGAAGCGTCCCTTCACGACGAGGCGTTCGACGAGCAGGAGCGCGAGGTATCCTACGACGAGGGCGACGAGGAAGCCCGCGACGGAAGGGGCGACGCCCGGCAGGTGGGAGACCCCCTTTTTCAGGGTGAAGAGCGCCCCGCCGAGGATCGCCGGAATGGAGATGAGGAAGGAGAACTTCGCCGCACGGCGCGGGGCGATCCCGATCAGGAGGGCCAGGATGATCGTGGAGCCGGAACGGGAGAGCCCCGGGAAGACCGCCAGCCCCTGGATGACGCCGATCGCCGCCGCCTCCCACCAGTCGATCCGGTCCGGGTCCGCCTTGTGGCGGAACCGCAGGTTCGTCAGGAGGAGCAGCGTGGTCAGGACGAGGTAGCGCGCACCGACGCCTCCGAACGTAAGCCCCGTCTCGACGGTCTTGTGGAAGGTGAGCCCGATGATGCCGGTGGGGATCGAGGCGACGATGACGAGCCAGATATCGCGGCGCCCCCACCCCGACGGCGCCGCCCACGGGTCGCGGCGGCGAAACAGGGACGACACGATCGAGGCGATCTCGGCGCGCAGGAAGAAGAGGACGGCGACCAGCGTCCCGAGGTGGAGCAGCAGGTCGAACGCGAGCTCCGGCTCGCGGATTCCGAAGAGGCGCTGGGCGAGGAGCAGGTGCCCCGAGCTGCTCACGGGGAGAAACTCGGTCGCGCCCTGGAGCAGCCCGAGGAAGATCGATTGGAGGAAGGTCATGGGGAGGGAGTCACGCGCCGGTCGCCGCCCGGGCACGCTCCACGGCTTCCTCCATCACGCCGCGGATCCGCCGCACGGCCGCCTCGTCCCTCCCTTCGAACCGCAGCACGAGGACCGGCTGGGTG
This genomic window contains:
- a CDS encoding thioredoxin domain-containing protein, producing MEQLPSYIPPPGVSGVDPELKDRFARALRMRGEGYRPRTRHHGPDGWAKYTNRLFLETSPYLLQHAHNPVDWYSWGDEAFEQARRLGRPVFVSIGYSTCHWCHVMEEESFEDEEIARFLNENFIAVKVDREERPDVDAIYMKAVQGFSGTGGWPLNVWLTPERMPFFGGTYFPPRVGRFGKGSGFLEILKALSDSYVSMASEVEEICGKATAFIRQALSPEGGDDLPTAEALTDAARFYLDHFDPVNGGLAAVPKFPSQLPVRFLLRFHRRTGDGSYLDMARRTLEAMAAGGICDHVGGGFHRYSTDEKWLIPHFEKMLYDNALLVAAYLEGYQATGRKDFARVARETLRFIERDMTAPGGAFYSATDADSPGEGGRREEGTFFTWTPAEIEAALGPERARIVVRYYGVTENGNFEGRSILHVSASPTAVARDLGLPEAELDAVLSEAKDLLYRTRSLRPGPIRDEKILTAWNGLAISAYARAGLVLDDPGYVEQACRAARFLLENAFRDGRLHRTWKDGEARHPGLLEDHAFLVAGFLDLYEASADLAWLEEAVAMNAVLTDRFEDKARGGFFLTGDGHEELLVREKPMYDGAEPAGTSVAVLNLLRLHEFTTDPQYRARAENAFRYAAPTLKSNPISLSEMLLALDFLLDRPKQVVVVIPRGAGKDEAAPLLSAFRGRFVPNRVLSVVREGQEQEKAARIIPLVRGKEAAGGRATAYVCEERTCMPPTANPAELQQQVGTVHPLSP
- a CDS encoding undecaprenyl-diphosphate phosphatase, with protein sequence MPGRRPARDSLPMTFLQSIFLGLLQGATEFLPVSSSGHLLLAQRLFGIREPELAFDLLLHLGTLVAVLFFLRAEIASIVSSLFRRRDPWAAPSGWGRRDIWLVIVASIPTGIIGLTFHKTVETGLTFGGVGARYLVLTTLLLLTNLRFRHKADPDRIDWWEAAAIGVIQGLAVFPGLSRSGSTIILALLIGIAPRRAAKFSFLISIPAILGGALFTLKKGVSHLPGVAPSVAGFLVALVVGYLALLLVERLVVKGRFQCFAPYTACLAALCFYLQYRG